The genomic interval AACCAATCAGGTCATTGACGCTCGGGTTGTCACCCAGTCCTGAGACATGGGCTTTCACCTTGGCGCCGTGCCGCTCAAAGAAGTTGGAGGCCTTGCTACCGATCAATGCCAGGTCAACCTTGGCACCTTTCGCGCTCCATTGCTTCATATCGTTGAGGGCGGATTTGAACAGGTTGATGTTCAGGCCGCCACACAGGCCACGGTCGGTGGAGACGACGATGTAACCCACTCGCTTGACCTCACGTTCGATGAGGTAGGGGTGCTTGTATTCCAAGTTCCCCTGAGCGATATGGCCGATCACCTTGCGCATGGTTTCAGCGTACGGACGGCTGGCAGACATGCGTTCCTGCGCACGGCGCATCTTGCTGGCTGCCACCATTTCCATAGCGCTGGTGATCTTCTGAGTGTTCTTCACACTCCCGATCTTGTTACGTATCTCTTTTGCGCCGGCCATCTCTTCTCTCCATCAGGTGGCAGCTTGCGCTGCCACACACGCTTACCAGGTCTGGGTTGCCTTGAAGTCATCCAGCAACGCAGTCAGCTTGCCAACGATTGCATCGTTGTAGTCGGCCTTGGCATTGATTTCAGCCATCAGCTCAGCATG from Aeromonas rivipollensis carries:
- the atpG gene encoding F0F1 ATP synthase subunit gamma; its protein translation is MAGAKEIRNKIGSVKNTQKITSAMEMVAASKMRRAQERMSASRPYAETMRKVIGHIAQGNLEYKHPYLIEREVKRVGYIVVSTDRGLCGGLNINLFKSALNDMKQWSAKGAKVDLALIGSKASNFFERHGAKVKAHVSGLGDNPSVNDLIGSVKVMLKAYDNGEIDRLYLVYNKFVNTMVQQPKVDQLLPLPVTEDSKLAKKHHWDYLYEPDPKQLLDTLLIRYVESQVYQGVVENLASEQAARMVAMQAATDNAGNLINDLQLVYNKARQASITQELTEIVSGAAAV